A genomic window from Cucumis melo cultivar AY chromosome 8, USDA_Cmelo_AY_1.0, whole genome shotgun sequence includes:
- the LOC127150502 gene encoding uncharacterized protein LOC127150502, with the protein MPPRTGRRRRQNQDGMEGPTQGPSVGESSTLGVRGGAGNEQFARTTQEIGRPDRAEPSDPEKAYRIERLKKLGATVFEGSTDPADAENWLNMLEKCFDVMNCPEERKVRLATFLLQKEAEGWWKSILARRSDARALDWQTFRGILEDKYYPSTYCEAKRDEFLGLKQGSLLVAEYERKYTELSRYADVIIASESDRCRRFERGFRFEIRTPVTAIAKWTNFSQLVETALRVEQSITEEKSAVELSRGTSTASGFRGREQRRFTPGINISSRQDFKNRSGGQASRNVSYGSVFQRQSQRIPSQPIRSTVRSQPGQESIASTVRRIPCTSCGRNHRGQCLVGAGVCYQCGQPGHFKKYCPQLNMTVQRDQGVGSLTVEQSRVSVVPTEGTSGARQKGVVGRPRQ; encoded by the coding sequence atgccaccacgtactggtagacgacgccggcagaatcaggacgggatggaaggtcctacccaaggtccatctgtaggggaatctagtaccctaggagttcgaggtggtgcaggaaacgagcagtttgcgagaacaacacaggaaataggaaggccagatagagctgagcctagtgatccagaaaaggcatacagaattgaacggctgaagaagttaggggctacagtgtttgaaggttccacagatccagctgatgcagagaactggttgaatatgcttgaaaagtgttttgatgtgatgaattgtcctgaggagcgaaaggttagattggccacatttttgttgcaaaaagaggctgaaggatggtggaaatctatattagcaagacgcagtgatgcacgtgctttagactggcagacttttagaggcatactcgaagataagtattatcccagcacatactgcgaagccaagagggatgaatttctggggttgaaacaaggatcacttttagtggctgagtatgagaggaagtataccgagctttcacggtatgctgacgttattatagcttctgagagtgacaggtgccgaaggtttgaaagagggtttcgttttgaaatacgtaccccagttacagccattgctaagtggacgaatttctctcagttagtggagactgcccttcgtgtggagcagagtataacagaagagaaatcggcagtggagcttagtcgtgggacttcaacagctagtggatttagaggccgtgagcagcggaggttcacgcctgggataaatatttcaagccgtcaagattttaagaatcgctctggaggccaagcatcgaggaacgtgagttatggtagtgtttttcagagacagagccagagaatacctagtcaacccattagatcaacagtaagatcgcaaccaggtcaggagtccattgctagtaccgtcaggcgaataccatgcacgagttgtggcaggaaccatcggggtcagtgtttggtaggtgccggtgtatgttaccagtgcggacagccaggacatttcaagaaatattgtccgcagttgaacatgacagttcagagagatcagggagttgggtccctgacagttgagcaatcgagagtttcagtggttccaacagagggcaccagtggtgcaaggcaaaagggagttgttggaagaccgaggcaatag